One window of Populus nigra chromosome 5, ddPopNigr1.1, whole genome shotgun sequence genomic DNA carries:
- the LOC133694083 gene encoding probable RNA helicase SDE3 has protein sequence MDTIRKDNWDDEYSIIGDKGEIGFIDFEDDKSVCNYDPATEGPIVISIPFPFVRGKPQTILVGEISKCAITIANTTSDPVELWGVRIFCSNPADSFTLSLKEPPSANSNAEKLYGFLEGYSLEDRVLQPHDTLTVWLSCKPKEMGLHTSVVYFDAGDDRIERVVFLLAEDSVSRSLAPNRPFSKTPRRKQFVVDEHVVSPCPARATTHGFKYKLPQFPIPSNLRELLQNKQVPDVIMEDLSMGTYAAFFNILVVMEELHLEEEMRCHNMECVNMRRKGSQFLALEVPGLAERRPSLVNGDHVFVKLENAPDSNAYQGCIYRVEADEVLLKFSNNLLTHHRNGNLYNIRFTYNRVNMRRLYQAVQAAEGLEHDLLFPSESTKRRLIKTPGFVPFNNSLNQEQIHSVEMILGCEGAPPYVIYGPPGTGKTMTLVEAMLQIYATRKNDRILVCAASNSAADYILEKLISNDVAKVKENQIFRLNASSRSYEDVHPDHIRFCYFDESIFKCPPLRALVQYRIIISTYMSSSLLYAEGVSSGHFSHIFLDESGQASEPESMVPIANFCSRETVIVLAGDPQQLGPVIYSKDAKAFGLGKSYLERLFECEPYRNGDEGFVIKLVRNYRCHAAILDLPSKLFYKGELLACKEDTSSSISSIVDFLPNKEFPVLFFGIQGFDERERNNPSWFNRIEASKVVEVINKLRASGDLDEADIGVITPYRQQVLKIKKVLENWELSDVKVGSVEQFQGQEREVIIVSTVRSTIKHNDFDRTYRLGFLSNPKRFNVAITRARSLLIIVGNPHIVSQDPYWEKLLWFCADNNSYKGCPLPERQSSACEEPIPKRNSTSELENSCHSRVREWFQLLDEEVPQITQIVSDAAEGSGCRK, from the exons ATGGATACAATCAGAAAGGATAATTGGGATGACGAATACTCCATCATCGGGGACAAGGGTGAGATTGGGTTCATTGATTTTGAGGATGACAAATCTGTCTGCAACTATGATCCTGCCACTGAAGGACCAATCGTTATATCTATCCCATTTCCCTTTGTGCGAGGGAAGCCGCAGACCATTCTTGTTGGTGAAATTTCAAAATGTGCGATTACAATAGCAAACACCACAAGTGATCCCGTGGAGCTTTGGGGAGTTAGGATATTCTGCTCAAATCCTGCAGACTCATTTACTTTGTCTTTGAAAGAACCTCCATCTGCAAACTCGAATGCAGAAAAATTATATGGTTTCTTGGAGGGATATTCCCTCGAGGACAGAGTACTTCAGCCGCATGATACACTTACTGTTTGGTTATCTTGCAAACCAAAGGAAATGGGGTTGCACACATCTGTGGTATATTTTGATGCAGGTGATGATAGGATTGAACgcgttgtttttcttttggctgAAGACAGTGTCTCCCGTTCTCTGGCTCCCAACAGACCATTTTCAAAAACACCAAGAAGAAAACAATTTGTAGTTGATGAGCACGTGGTTTCCCCGTGTCCTGCCAGGGCAACAACTCATGGATTTAAGTATAAGCTTCCTCAATTTCCAATACCCAGTAATCTCAGAGAGTTATTGCAGAATAAGCAAGTCCCTGATGTTATCATGGAAGATTTGAGTATGGGGACCTATGCTGCATTCTTCAATATATTGGTTGTAATGGAAGAGCTACATCTAGAG GAAGAAATGAGGTGCCATAACATGGAGTGTGTTAACATGAGAAGGAAGGGGTCTCAATTTTTGGCTCTCGAGGTCCCTGGGCTGGCTGAACGAAGGCCTTCACTTGTGAATGGTGATCATGTTTTTGTGAAGCTTGAAAATGCACCTGACAGCAATGCATATCAG GGATGCATTTACCGAGTTGAGGCTGATGAAGTGCTTTTGAAATTTTCCAACAATCTTCTTACCCATCACCGGAATGGAAACTTATATAATATTCGATTTACATATAATAGGGTGAATATGAGGAGGTTGTATCAAGCTGTGCAAGCAGCAGAGGGCTTAGAGCATGATCTTCTATTTCCATCTGAATCAACCAAAAGGAGACTGATCAAGACACCTGGTTTCGTGCCTTTTAATAATAGTCTCAATCAGGAGCAGATACATTCTGTTGAGATGATCCTTGGCTGTGAAGGTGCTCCTCCCTATGTCATTTATGGGCCTCCAGGTACTGGTAAAACAATGACCTTGGTGGAAGCAATGTTGCAAATATATGCAACAAGAAAGAATGATCGAATTCTTGTGTGTGCTGCTTCGAACAGTGCAGCAGATTACATATTAGAAAAACTCATTAGCAATGATGTTGCTAAAGTCAAAGAGAATCAGATCTTTAGGCTAAACGCAAGTAGCCGTTCTTATGAAGACGTTCACCCTGATCATATCCGCTTTTGCTATTTTGACGAATCCATTTTCAAATGTCCTCCTCTCAGGGCCTTGGTACAATACAGGATCATTATTTCTACGTATATGAGTTCATCCCTACTGTACGCAGAAGGTGTCAGCAGTGGCCATTTCTCTCATATCTTCTTAGATGAATCTGGCCAGGCTTCAGAACCAGAAAGCATGGTTCCTATAGCTAACTTTTGCAGCAGGGAAACTGTGATTGTTCTAGCAGGTGACCCACAGCAACTAGGTCCTGTCATATATTCCAAAGATGCTAAGGCTTTTGGGTTGGGAAAATCTTATCTTGAAAGGCTGTTTGAATGTGAACCTTACAGAAATGGTGATGAAggttttgtaataaaattagtgAGGAATTATCGATGTCATGCAGCAATTCTAGACCTGCCATCAAAACTTTTCTATAAAGGGGAGTTGCTTGCATGTAAAGAAGATACCTCTTCCTCCATTAGTTCTATTGTGGATTTTCTTCCTAATAAAGAATTTCCtgttttattctttggaatTCAAGGCTTCGAcgagagagaaagaaacaatCCTTCATGGTTTAACAGAATCGAGGCCAGCAAGGTTGTTGAAGTTATCAACAAGCTCAGAGCAAGTGGAGATCTAGATGAGGCAGATATAGGAGTAATAACACCTTATCGGCAGCAGGTCCTGAAGATCAAAAAGGTACTTGAAAATTGGGAATTGTCGGATGTTAAGGTTGGGAGTGTTGAACAGTTTCAGGGACAGGAGAGAGAGGTCATTATCGTATCTACAGTAAGGTCAACTATAAAGCACAATGACTTTGACAGAACTTACCGTCTGGGGTTTCTTAGTAACCCAAAGAGATTTAATGTTGCAATTACCCGAGCCAGATCCTTGCTTATCATTGTTGGGAATCCACACATAGTCAGCCAG GATCCTTACTGGGAAAAGCTTTTGTGGTTTTGTGCCGACAATAACTCCTACAAGGGCTGCCCTCTACCTGAAAGGCAATCCTCTGCATGTGAAGAGCCTATCCCGAAAAGAAATTCAACTAGTGAATTAGAGAACTCATGCCATTCAAGAGTCAGGGAATGGTTTCAATTACTTGATGAAGAGGTTCCACAGATTACACAGATTGTCTCCGACGCAGCTGAGGGGTCTGGCTGCCGGAAATAA